The Pantoea cypripedii genomic sequence GTCACTCCGATTGATAAGCTCGCAGGTAAGCGCATCACGACGATTGAAGCCATTGAAGCTGATGATGTCGGTAAACGGGTGGTTGCTGCCTGGGTCAAACATCAGGTTCCACAGTGCGGTTATTGCCAGTCTGGGCAGGTTATCGCGGCAACGGCACTGTTGAAGCAGGTTGCCCACCCAACAGACGCTGAAATTGCCGCTGCAATGGTTAACCTCTGCCGCTGTGGCACCTATAACGCGATAAGCGCGGCGATTCATGAGATTGCAGGTGAGGGAGGCGATGTATGAAACGACTCCCTGAGTTTCTCTCCCTGAAACTGAGCCAGATGAAAGAGGGGCAGGCTGCCAATCTCTCACGTCGTCGCTTTTTGCTGGCCTCGGCCGGGACAGTTGCGGGTGCTTTTGTCCTTGGCTTCGGTTTACCCGTTGGCGAGGCACGGGCGCAGGGAACAGCTGCGCCGACTCCCCCAGGAACACGCGTGCCTGCTTTTCTTGAAATTCGTCCGGATAACAGCATCCGTTTTCTCTGCCCATTTGTTGAAGGTGGGCAGGGCATTTTTACCGGTATGGCGCAAATTGTCGGTGAGGAGCTGGACGCCGATCCATCAACCTTCATCGTGGAGAATGCCCCGGCTGGTGCTGACTACAAGGTTATGGACATTGGTATCCGCATTACCGGCGGCAGTATGTCCGTGCGAATGAGTTACAACACCATGCGCCGACTGGGAGCGCTGGCCCGTCAGATGCTGCTCCAGGCAGCCGCAGATGAATTGAATGTCCCTGTGGCATCGTTGATCACTGAACCTGGCAAAGTTATTGATACGGCTTCGGGCCGAACTCTGTCCTATGGTCAGCTTGCGGGCCGGGCAATGAATATGGCGGTGCCCGACCCTGCCACGGTTAAACTTAAGGACCCCAGTCAATTTCGCTGGATTGGCAAACCGGTGCCTCGCCTGGATATGCATAGCAAAGCCACAGGGCGGGCTATCTACAGTATCGATTGTAAAGTTGATGGTATGTTACATGCAGCCGTGCAACATGCACCGCGTATAGGTTTAATGCCGGGTGATATCCGCAATGAGGCTCAGGTAGCAGTGATGAAGGGCGTTCATTCGGTTCACCGTTTACCTGGTGCGGTTGCCGTAGTTGCTGAACGCTGGTGGCACGCAAAACGTGCTGCAGAGGCGTTGCAGGTAGCCTGGATTGAACCCGCAGAGAATGAACGTGACCGTTATATGCCAGCAGATTTCTCTTCAGATAAATTTGCCGAACAACTGGCTAATGAGCCTGGTCGCGGGGATGAGGCTGAGGCTAAGGGCGATGTGAGCGATGCACTGGCCAAAGCGCACACCAAAATCGAAGCGACTTACCACTCGCAGTACCTGAATCATGCCCAGCTGGAGCCGCCGTCTACACTCGCTCGTTTTAATGGCGATGG encodes the following:
- a CDS encoding (2Fe-2S)-binding protein, whose translation is MELLINNQTVQVDAEADTPLLWVIRDDLGMTGTKYGCGLSQCGACPVMVDGQLVRSCVTPIDKLAGKRITTIEAIEADDVGKRVVAAWVKHQVPQCGYCQSGQVIAATALLKQVAHPTDAEIAAAMVNLCRCGTYNAISAAIHEIAGEGGDV
- a CDS encoding xanthine dehydrogenase family protein molybdopterin-binding subunit yields the protein MKRLPEFLSLKLSQMKEGQAANLSRRRFLLASAGTVAGAFVLGFGLPVGEARAQGTAAPTPPGTRVPAFLEIRPDNSIRFLCPFVEGGQGIFTGMAQIVGEELDADPSTFIVENAPAGADYKVMDIGIRITGGSMSVRMSYNTMRRLGALARQMLLQAAADELNVPVASLITEPGKVIDTASGRTLSYGQLAGRAMNMAVPDPATVKLKDPSQFRWIGKPVPRLDMHSKATGRAIYSIDCKVDGMLHAAVQHAPRIGLMPGDIRNEAQVAVMKGVHSVHRLPGAVAVVAERWWHAKRAAEALQVAWIEPAENERDRYMPADFSSDKFAEQLANEPGRGDEAEAKGDVSDALAKAHTKIEATYHSQYLNHAQLEPPSTLARFNGDGSLELWMPNQAPEMFQADAAKRTGLPPEKIFIHSPLLGGFFGRHFVYDTAMVYPQAIQLAKAVGRPVKVIWSREEEFLRDTRRPMAAVRFHAGLDAAGYPVALDVVSITEGPTEGIAGKRGEKLDETAVEGLTNKAYAIPNRRIAQIYKKGPVLLGYWRSVGNSMNDFLYESFLDEIAQAGGKDPFELRLHLLQGNKRLTNLLHAVVDLSGGWKPGPFTAPDGSLRARGIAMASPFGTEAAAVAEVSIVNGKVRVHDVWEAIDPGSIVNPAIIEAQVNSAVALGLSQVLLEESVFEQGKPVARNYDLYPILPPSAMAKVHVKIVESGEKMGGIGEPPLPAVPPAVANAVFRLTGKRVRSMPLSRYDFT